The following are encoded in a window of Methanobrevibacter ruminantium M1 genomic DNA:
- the glmS gene encoding glutamine--fructose-6-phosphate transaminase (isomerizing) — protein sequence MCGIVGCVLKEGKVAPILFDSISKLEYRGYDSIGIACADEDKINLKKDSGKIAEVDAKLDLCDLEGKYGIAHVRWATHGDPSKINSHPHLNGDGTIAVVHNGIIENYLSIKEELEGEGYQFVSDTDTEVIPHLIDKYMKTGLDLTQSVRKVIGVIEGAYALAAISSAEPNRIVATRKDSPLIVGIGDSEFFVASDYPAILKYTNNIAFLEKGEIVILDEDGVKFLDENDQEMTKEIEVIEWSPEMAEKGGYDHFMIKEINEQSTAIKNTLNEKDKVKEIVDEVKGTINRVVFVACGTSYHASLTGKYLIESLVGIPTEVLLASEFKYSAKALNDKTLVIFISQSGETADTLKALDVANETSKTLAIVNVRGSSATRRADYVIQTQAGPEIGVAATKTYVSQLVAIYLFSALLGEDHELLKRLEKVPDYIEEVLQKRDEIKEISKKYKRDKDAFFIGRGFSYPIALEGALKLKEISYIHAEGYAAGELKHGPIALIDRNIPVVVVIPPGQDHKKIMSNLQEVKARGADVLGIGAVGDEDLISESDDTFLINCDVDDIIAPLVYIVPLQLLSYHVSVIRELDPDKPKNLAKCVTVE from the coding sequence ATGTGTGGGATTGTAGGATGTGTACTAAAAGAAGGCAAAGTAGCCCCTATCTTATTTGACTCTATATCTAAACTTGAATACCGTGGATATGATTCTATCGGCATAGCTTGTGCAGATGAAGACAAAATAAATCTTAAAAAGGATTCAGGAAAAATTGCAGAAGTCGATGCAAAGCTTGACTTATGTGATTTGGAAGGCAAATATGGAATTGCCCATGTAAGGTGGGCAACTCACGGAGATCCAAGTAAAATCAATTCACACCCTCATCTCAATGGCGACGGCACCATTGCAGTTGTTCACAATGGAATCATTGAAAATTATCTCTCAATCAAGGAAGAGCTTGAAGGGGAAGGTTACCAGTTTGTCTCTGATACCGACACTGAAGTGATTCCTCATCTTATTGACAAATATATGAAAACAGGCCTTGATTTGACCCAATCAGTTCGCAAGGTAATCGGTGTCATTGAAGGGGCATATGCACTTGCAGCAATATCCTCCGCTGAGCCTAACCGCATAGTTGCAACAAGAAAGGACAGTCCCCTTATCGTTGGAATAGGAGATAGCGAGTTCTTTGTTGCATCCGACTATCCTGCTATCTTAAAGTATACAAACAACATCGCATTCCTTGAAAAGGGAGAAATTGTCATTTTAGATGAGGATGGAGTGAAGTTCCTTGATGAAAATGACCAAGAGATGACTAAGGAGATTGAAGTCATTGAATGGTCCCCTGAAATGGCTGAAAAGGGTGGTTATGATCACTTCATGATTAAGGAAATCAATGAACAGTCCACAGCCATTAAAAACACCTTGAATGAAAAGGATAAGGTAAAGGAAATCGTTGATGAGGTCAAGGGAACAATCAATAGGGTTGTCTTTGTGGCATGCGGAACCTCCTATCATGCGTCCCTCACTGGAAAATATCTTATCGAGTCATTGGTGGGAATACCAACTGAGGTATTGCTGGCTTCTGAATTCAAGTACTCTGCAAAGGCCTTAAATGACAAGACCCTTGTAATATTCATATCACAGTCTGGAGAGACTGCAGACACCTTAAAGGCACTTGATGTTGCCAATGAAACTTCAAAGACCTTGGCAATTGTTAATGTGAGGGGATCATCTGCAACAAGAAGGGCAGACTATGTTATTCAAACTCAAGCAGGTCCTGAAATTGGTGTTGCAGCTACTAAAACCTATGTAAGTCAATTGGTGGCTATCTACTTATTCTCAGCACTTCTTGGTGAGGATCATGAGCTTCTTAAGAGATTGGAAAAGGTTCCGGATTACATTGAAGAGGTCCTCCAAAAGCGAGATGAGATTAAGGAAATCTCTAAAAAGTATAAGAGGGACAAGGATGCCTTCTTTATTGGAAGAGGATTCTCCTATCCTATTGCATTGGAAGGAGCACTTAAATTAAAGGAAATCTCATACATACATGCTGAAGGATATGCTGCAGGAGAGCTAAAGCATGGTCCTATTGCCCTTATTGACAGAAACATTCCAGTAGTTGTGGTTATACCTCCGGGCCAAGACCATAAGAAGATCATGAGCAATCTCCAAGAGGTCAAGGCAAGAGGCGCTGATGTATTGGGAATCGGTGCAGTTGGCGATGAGGACTTGATTTCAGAGTCTGATGATACATTCCTTATAAACTGTGATGTTGATGATATAATTGCTCCACTTGTTTATATAGTTCCTCTTCAGCTTTTAAGCTATCATGTTTCTGTAATTAGAGAGCTTGATCCGGACAAGCCAAAGAATTTGGCTAAGTGTGTAACTGTGGAATAA
- the purC gene encoding phosphoribosylaminoimidazolesuccinocarboxamide synthase — protein sequence MDSKKLLYEGKAKSVFQGENADEVIIDFRDDMTAGDGARKESMGKKGYFNSIICAKIFETLEEAGVETQLIELTEPCVMKARKLDMIPIEVIVRNIATGSIIRKFPFEDKSPFNPPLIQMDFKADEFHDPMLNDAIAIALGIASQEDLDKLRELALKVNEVMSKMFKEIGIILVDFKIEFGKDSQGNIILGDEISPDSCRLWDAETLDMLDKELFRQGKDDEVIDAYEEVFNRLLTEEDKAKWNIK from the coding sequence ATGGATTCTAAAAAATTACTTTATGAAGGAAAGGCAAAAAGTGTTTTTCAAGGTGAAAATGCTGATGAAGTCATAATCGACTTTAGAGACGACATGACTGCAGGAGATGGAGCAAGAAAAGAAAGCATGGGAAAAAAGGGTTATTTCAACTCAATTATCTGTGCAAAAATCTTTGAGACTCTTGAAGAGGCAGGAGTTGAAACACAGCTTATCGAACTAACCGAGCCATGTGTCATGAAAGCTCGCAAATTGGATATGATCCCTATAGAGGTCATTGTAAGAAACATAGCTACAGGAAGCATCATAAGAAAATTCCCATTTGAGGATAAGAGCCCATTTAATCCTCCTCTCATACAGATGGACTTTAAGGCTGACGAATTTCATGACCCTATGTTAAATGATGCAATAGCTATCGCCCTTGGAATTGCCTCTCAAGAGGACCTTGATAAATTAAGGGAGCTTGCCTTAAAGGTCAACGAAGTAATGAGCAAAATGTTTAAGGAGATTGGAATCATCCTTGTTGACTTTAAAATCGAATTCGGTAAGGATTCCCAAGGAAATATCATATTAGGTGATGAGATAAGCCCAGATAGCTGCAGACTATGGGATGCCGAAACCCTTGATATGCTTGATAAGGAACTCTTTAGACAAGGAAAAGATGACGAGGTCATTGATGCCTATGAAGAAGTCTTTAACAGACTCTTAACCGAAGAAGATAAGGCAAAATGGAATATTAAATAG
- the purS gene encoding phosphoribosylformylglycinamidine synthase subunit PurS, with product MMYDIEVKVSLKAGMLNPEATTIQRSLSLLGYEVKGTKTKEIISFVMEAESEDDARAKVDDMCQKLLCNPIIHNYTIKIIKMDFTCASCE from the coding sequence ATGATGTATGATATCGAAGTTAAAGTTTCCCTAAAAGCAGGAATGTTAAATCCAGAAGCAACTACCATTCAAAGGTCATTATCCCTTTTAGGATACGAAGTAAAAGGAACCAAGACAAAAGAGATTATCAGCTTTGTAATGGAAGCGGAATCCGAAGATGATGCAAGGGCAAAAGTGGATGACATGTGTCAAAAGCTATTATGCAATCCGATCATTCACAACTACACTATAAAAATCATCAAAATGGACTTTACCTGTGCAAGCTGCGAATAA
- the purQ gene encoding phosphoribosylformylglycinamidine synthase subunit PurQ, which translates to MAIGIIRFPGTNCDRDVYKAIDLAGGEAEYIWWNNEDLTDYDGIVIPGGFSYGDYLRAGAIASNTPVVEGVKALVKEEKPVLGICNGAQILGEIGLVPGLFITNEVPKFNCEWSRLKVANNKTPFTKNFDLGQIIDIPIAHAEGRFYTKDIDLLKDQDQIVLQFAEENPNGSMEAITGVSDESGLVVAMMPHPERATTKLLGSDDGLEFFKGMLDSI; encoded by the coding sequence ATGGCAATTGGAATTATAAGATTCCCTGGAACTAACTGTGACCGCGACGTTTATAAGGCTATAGATCTTGCTGGCGGAGAGGCAGAATATATCTGGTGGAACAATGAAGACTTGACTGATTATGATGGAATCGTTATACCTGGAGGATTTTCCTACGGAGACTACTTGCGTGCAGGGGCAATAGCTTCCAACACACCTGTTGTGGAAGGGGTTAAGGCACTTGTAAAGGAAGAAAAGCCAGTTCTTGGAATATGCAATGGAGCCCAGATTCTTGGAGAGATTGGACTTGTTCCAGGATTGTTCATTACAAATGAAGTCCCTAAGTTCAATTGTGAATGGAGCAGACTTAAGGTGGCAAACAATAAGACACCGTTTACAAAGAACTTTGATTTAGGCCAAATCATTGACATACCAATAGCTCATGCAGAAGGCAGATTCTACACTAAGGATATTGATTTATTGAAAGACCAAGACCAAATCGTGCTTCAGTTTGCAGAAGAGAACCCTAACGGATCTATGGAAGCTATCACTGGAGTAAGCGATGAGTCTGGACTTGTTGTTGCAATGATGCCACACCCAGAAAGAGCCACAACCAAATTATTAGGCTCAGATGACGGTCTTGAATTCTTTAAAGGGATGTTAGATAGTATTTAA
- the cobA gene encoding uroporphyrinogen-III C-methyltransferase yields MPVYLIGAGPGDPDLITLKAVKALNKADVVLYDYLANDEILKHAPDTAKRIYVGKKAGEHYKTQDEINQLIIEEAKENENVVRLKGGDPFVFGRGGEELLALAEEGIDFEVIPGVTSAIGAPTSMAFPITHRAVATSFTVVTGHEDPTKENKQVKWDYTADTLIILMGIGNIKENTAEIMKYRDPDTPACAIESGTLPNERVVFGTLATIADKEINTPAILVIGKVIDVFKQIKGIE; encoded by the coding sequence ATGCCAGTATATTTAATAGGTGCAGGTCCGGGAGACCCTGATTTAATAACTTTAAAAGCTGTAAAAGCATTGAATAAAGCAGATGTTGTTTTATATGACTATTTAGCCAATGATGAAATATTAAAACATGCCCCAGATACAGCAAAGCGCATTTATGTAGGAAAAAAAGCTGGAGAGCATTATAAGACCCAAGATGAGATCAATCAATTGATTATAGAAGAGGCTAAAGAAAATGAAAATGTAGTCAGGCTCAAAGGAGGAGACCCATTTGTATTCGGCAGAGGTGGAGAAGAGCTTTTAGCCCTTGCAGAAGAGGGAATCGACTTTGAAGTCATTCCAGGAGTCACCTCAGCAATCGGTGCACCTACAAGCATGGCATTTCCTATAACCCATAGAGCTGTTGCAACATCCTTTACAGTTGTAACAGGTCATGAAGACCCTACAAAAGAAAACAAGCAAGTAAAATGGGATTATACTGCAGACACCCTAATTATCCTCATGGGAATTGGAAACATAAAAGAAAACACTGCAGAAATTATGAAATACAGAGATCCAGACACTCCTGCCTGTGCAATCGAAAGCGGAACACTCCCTAACGAAAGGGTTGTCTTTGGAACTCTTGCAACAATAGCGGATAAGGAAATCAATACCCCTGCAATACTTGTGATTGGAAAGGTCATTGATGTATTCAAGCAAATAAAGGGAATTGAATAA
- a CDS encoding DUF4013 domain-containing protein: protein MEIGEIITDSLKYPINNIKALIIYIVLGIVAGLVLVLTGVGVGAGAIANSAAATGIVGIIGIIIFFLIYLLILGYELDVINFGIERRDDAPEIDFARQITNGIKWYITCFIYMLIPTIIMIILSYLNQTLGLIVGIILFIIAAFALLMAQCRLAHTDSLGEALNIPEAIKDITKVGIIKIIAVFLILVILGLVVSFILGLFSVLGDVGTYIGAILSGIFTIYLAFVVFRASGLLYSDAV, encoded by the coding sequence ATGGAAATCGGAGAAATTATTACTGATTCTTTAAAGTATCCTATTAATAACATTAAAGCTTTAATAATTTACATAGTCCTCGGTATCGTTGCAGGTCTTGTACTCGTATTAACCGGCGTTGGCGTCGGAGCAGGTGCAATAGCAAATAGCGCAGCAGCCACTGGAATTGTTGGAATTATTGGAATTATTATATTCTTCCTTATATACTTATTAATCTTAGGATACGAATTAGATGTTATAAACTTTGGTATTGAAAGAAGAGATGACGCTCCTGAAATCGACTTCGCTAGACAAATAACTAATGGTATTAAATGGTACATTACTTGCTTCATTTACATGTTAATCCCAACTATCATTATGATAATTTTATCATACCTCAATCAAACTTTAGGTTTAATTGTAGGAATAATATTATTTATCATAGCAGCATTCGCTTTATTAATGGCTCAATGCAGATTAGCTCACACAGACAGCTTAGGTGAAGCATTAAATATTCCAGAAGCAATTAAAGATATTACAAAAGTGGGAATTATAAAAATAATAGCAGTATTCCTTATTTTAGTTATCCTAGGCCTTGTCGTATCATTTATTTTAGGTTTATTTAGTGTATTAGGCGATGTAGGCACATATATTGGAGCTATTTTATCTGGTATTTTCACAATCTACCTAGCCTTTGTAGTCTTCAGAGCTAGTGGATTATTATACTCAGATGCAGTTTAA